A window of Chitinophaga sp. MM2321 contains these coding sequences:
- a CDS encoding RNA polymerase sigma factor RpoD/SigA, which yields MRQLKIATQITNRDSQAVEKYLQEISKIPLLTPEEETVLAQRIKMGDQKALERLTTGNLRFVVSVAKQYQHQGLSLSDLINEGNLGLIKAAQRFDETKGFKFISYAVWWIRQSILQALAEQGRLVRLPQNKIGTYNKANKAYMAFEQENEREPSTEELAEILEMSESEINNIFQSNTRHMSLDAPVHEAEDVAMGDLLEGGDITDDDVMRDSLREEIRRVLKSLSPREAEIVNAYFGLDGENGATIEQIGQKYDLTKERIRQIKERAIKRLQKARYSGALKSYLG from the coding sequence ATGAGGCAACTTAAAATTGCCACCCAGATCACCAATCGTGATTCGCAGGCGGTAGAAAAGTACCTGCAGGAAATCTCGAAGATCCCTTTGTTAACACCTGAGGAAGAGACCGTTTTGGCGCAACGCATTAAAATGGGCGATCAGAAGGCTCTTGAAAGATTGACTACAGGAAACTTACGTTTCGTTGTTTCAGTTGCGAAGCAGTATCAGCACCAGGGGCTCAGCCTCAGTGACCTTATTAACGAGGGTAATCTTGGCTTGATCAAGGCGGCACAACGTTTCGATGAAACTAAAGGTTTCAAATTTATTTCTTATGCTGTATGGTGGATTCGCCAGTCCATTTTGCAGGCGTTAGCTGAACAGGGTCGTCTTGTTCGTCTTCCGCAAAACAAAATTGGCACTTATAATAAAGCTAACAAAGCTTACATGGCATTTGAACAGGAAAACGAGCGTGAACCTTCTACCGAGGAACTCGCAGAAATCCTGGAGATGTCTGAATCGGAAATAAACAATATTTTCCAAAGCAATACCCGCCACATGTCTCTGGATGCACCCGTGCACGAAGCAGAAGACGTTGCTATGGGGGATTTGCTCGAAGGTGGAGATATTACCGACGATGATGTTATGAGAGATTCACTTCGTGAAGAAATACGCCGGGTGTTGAAATCACTCAGCCCTCGCGAAGCAGAAATAGTGAATGCTTATTTTGGTCTGGATGGTGAAAATGGAGCAACAATCGAACAAATTGGGCAGAAATACGATCTGACCAAAGAAAGAATCAGGCAAATCAAGGAACGCGCTATCAAAAGGCTTCAGAAAGCCCGCTATAGTGGCGCATTGAAATCCTATCTCGGGTAA
- a CDS encoding valine--tRNA ligase, which produces MELSKNYLPATVEEKWYKHWMDNGYFRSEPDGRPPFTVVIPPPNVTGVLHLGHTLNETVQDILVRRARMSGFNACWVPGSDHASIATEAKVVDMLKREKGIEKSSLSREEFLKYAFEWKDKYGGIIYHQIKKLGCSCDWDRVTFTMDDHYYQAVIKVFIDLYNKGLIYRGARMINWDPKAKTALSDEEVEYKDLQGKLYHVKYAVTDSEGKATGEFITIATQRPETIMGDTAICVNPEDERYAHLKGHYAIVPLVNRRVPVIFDTYVDKEFGTGALKVTPAHDINDYNLGLKHNLEIVDTLNDDGTLSAAAIIFVGEDRFTARKKVIAALAAADLLVKEQEYTTRLGYSQRNPDTVVEPRISTQWFVKMADMAKPALDAVMEGDVKIHPGDRFLATYKYWMENVKDWCISRQLWWGQQIPAWYTPDGSFEVAATAAEAVQQFAKRNIIITTAELIQDEDCLDTWFSSWLWPMEVFNGISSPGNKDINYYYPTSVLVTGQDIIFFWVARMIMAGLEFKEVKPFSDVYFTGMVRDKQGRKMSKQLGNSPDLLELIHSFGADAVRFGIMISSPAGNDLLYDDASCEQGRNFCNKIWNALKLLKMWEQRQSADTADVAATDFAVRWFESRLQEVQTEVAALHKDFRLSEGLKAIYSLIWDDFCSWYLEWVKPGFEQPIPAAVYHKTIGFFEQLMQLLHPYMPFITEEIYQQLKVRTADDILMIKQFSSPAAPVHATLLEGTLAKEVISSIRDARNKNQIKPKDPIVLHIETKHDNAFKQIEGMIAKQVNATAVNYVQEPVPGCITLVIQKDKFYLGTETVLDTAAQKESLLKDLAYQQGFLKSVENKLANERFVQNAKPEVVEAERQKRADAEAKILVISESLKSL; this is translated from the coding sequence ATGGAACTTTCGAAAAACTACCTACCTGCAACGGTTGAAGAAAAATGGTACAAGCATTGGATGGACAATGGTTATTTCCGTTCTGAACCGGATGGCCGCCCACCTTTTACAGTGGTTATTCCCCCGCCAAATGTTACCGGTGTATTACATCTGGGCCATACGCTCAATGAAACTGTTCAGGACATATTGGTGCGCCGCGCCCGCATGAGCGGATTCAACGCCTGCTGGGTACCGGGCTCCGATCACGCCTCCATTGCTACTGAAGCGAAAGTGGTAGATATGCTGAAAAGGGAAAAAGGTATTGAGAAATCATCCCTCTCCCGTGAAGAGTTCCTGAAATATGCTTTTGAATGGAAAGATAAATATGGTGGCATTATCTATCACCAGATCAAAAAACTCGGCTGCTCCTGCGATTGGGACCGGGTTACCTTCACCATGGATGACCACTATTACCAGGCTGTCATCAAAGTATTTATCGATCTGTATAATAAAGGACTGATTTATCGCGGCGCCCGCATGATCAACTGGGACCCCAAGGCTAAAACAGCCCTGAGCGATGAGGAAGTGGAATACAAAGACCTGCAGGGTAAACTGTATCATGTAAAGTATGCGGTTACTGACAGTGAAGGCAAAGCTACCGGTGAGTTCATCACCATTGCCACCCAACGCCCCGAAACGATCATGGGCGATACTGCCATCTGCGTAAATCCTGAAGATGAAAGATATGCGCACCTGAAAGGACACTATGCCATCGTACCACTGGTAAACCGCCGCGTACCGGTCATATTTGATACCTATGTAGATAAGGAGTTTGGTACCGGCGCCCTGAAAGTAACACCGGCGCATGATATCAATGACTACAACCTGGGGCTGAAACATAACCTGGAAATAGTAGACACGCTCAACGATGATGGTACGCTCAGTGCCGCCGCCATTATATTTGTGGGTGAAGACCGCTTTACCGCACGTAAGAAAGTAATAGCTGCCCTGGCAGCTGCAGATCTGCTGGTAAAAGAGCAGGAATATACTACCCGCCTGGGTTACAGTCAACGTAACCCCGACACTGTGGTAGAACCGCGCATCTCTACCCAATGGTTCGTGAAGATGGCCGACATGGCGAAACCCGCACTGGACGCAGTGATGGAAGGTGATGTAAAAATACATCCCGGCGACCGCTTCCTGGCCACCTACAAATACTGGATGGAGAATGTAAAGGACTGGTGTATCTCCCGTCAACTTTGGTGGGGACAACAAATACCTGCATGGTATACCCCTGACGGCTCCTTTGAAGTAGCTGCCACCGCTGCTGAAGCGGTACAGCAGTTTGCAAAAAGGAACATTATCATTACTACGGCCGAACTAATACAGGATGAAGATTGCCTGGACACCTGGTTTTCTTCCTGGCTGTGGCCCATGGAAGTGTTCAACGGCATCTCCAGTCCCGGCAATAAAGACATCAATTACTACTACCCTACCTCTGTACTCGTAACAGGACAGGATATCATTTTCTTCTGGGTGGCCCGCATGATCATGGCCGGCCTGGAATTTAAAGAAGTGAAACCTTTCAGCGACGTGTATTTCACCGGTATGGTGCGTGATAAACAAGGCCGCAAGATGAGCAAGCAGCTGGGCAATTCCCCCGATCTGCTGGAACTGATCCACAGCTTTGGCGCTGACGCCGTACGCTTTGGTATCATGATCTCCTCTCCTGCCGGCAACGATCTGTTATATGATGATGCCAGCTGTGAGCAGGGCCGTAACTTCTGTAATAAAATATGGAATGCCCTGAAACTGCTGAAGATGTGGGAACAGCGCCAGTCGGCAGATACAGCCGATGTTGCTGCAACAGATTTTGCAGTAAGATGGTTTGAAAGCAGGCTGCAGGAAGTACAGACAGAAGTAGCAGCATTACACAAAGACTTCCGCCTGAGTGAAGGGCTGAAAGCTATCTACAGCCTTATATGGGATGATTTCTGCAGCTGGTACCTGGAGTGGGTGAAACCTGGTTTTGAACAACCCATACCAGCAGCTGTATACCATAAAACAATCGGGTTCTTTGAACAACTGATGCAGCTGTTGCATCCGTATATGCCTTTTATTACAGAAGAAATATACCAGCAACTGAAAGTACGTACAGCTGATGATATCCTGATGATCAAGCAATTCAGCAGCCCGGCAGCACCGGTACATGCTACCCTGCTGGAAGGTACGCTGGCAAAGGAAGTGATCAGCAGCATCCGTGATGCACGCAACAAAAATCAGATCAAACCAAAAGATCCGATTGTACTGCATATAGAAACCAAACACGATAATGCTTTCAAACAAATTGAAGGCATGATTGCCAAACAGGTGAATGCAACAGCTGTAAACTATGTACAGGAGCCGGTTCCAGGCTGTATCACCCTGGTGATACAGAAAGATAAATTTTACCTGGGTACCGAAACCGTACTGGATACAGCGGCACAAAAAGAAAGCCTGTTAAAGGATCTTGCCTATCAGCAAGGCTTCCTGAAGTCGGTAGAAAATAAATTGGCCAACGAGCGTTTTGTACAAAATGCCAAACCGGAAGTAGTAGAAGCAGAACGACAGAAGAGGGCAGATGCAGAAGCAAAGATCCTCGTGATATCGGAAAGTTTAAAATCATTATAA
- a CDS encoding L-serine ammonia-lyase translates to MAHECISVFDIFKIGVGPSSSHTLGPWRAALRFLQGLETAGKLETVTKVQVLLYGSLAKTGHGHGTDIAVQLGLCGDDPVTFDVNQITPKIDTLRRTRKMLLGGKYEIDFDPVEDIDFLFEESLPFHPNALVFLVTFADGDTRASTYYSIGGGFVVQEGEINGGASDVDLPFPIDTARQLLQWCIKTGYSISELVMENEQAWRTEAETRSGVLDIWRVMQECTFRGCHTTGELPGGLKVARRAAALNKKLLKGRAYTDYTSWINAIREGGQHFSYTLDWVSCFALAVNEENASFGRVVTAPTNGAAGVIPAVLQYFIAFCDGFEEDKILQFLLTASEIGSIFKKRSTISAAMGGCQAEIGVSSAMAAAALTECLGGSQRQVLMAAEIAMEHHLGLTCDPIGGLVQIPCIERNTMGAIKAITASQLALQSNPELAKVSLDAVVKTMWETALDMNSKYKETSDGGLAVNIPISLSEC, encoded by the coding sequence GTGGCACACGAATGTATTTCCGTATTCGATATCTTTAAGATTGGCGTTGGCCCTTCGAGTTCTCACACTTTAGGCCCCTGGCGGGCAGCCCTGCGTTTTTTACAGGGATTGGAAACTGCCGGAAAACTGGAAACCGTTACGAAAGTGCAGGTGCTTTTATACGGTTCACTTGCCAAAACAGGCCATGGTCACGGTACTGATATTGCCGTACAGCTGGGGCTTTGCGGCGACGACCCCGTTACCTTTGATGTAAATCAGATTACCCCTAAAATAGATACCCTCCGCCGCACACGTAAAATGTTGCTGGGAGGGAAATATGAGATCGATTTTGATCCGGTAGAAGATATTGACTTTCTCTTTGAAGAATCTTTGCCTTTCCATCCCAATGCACTCGTTTTCCTGGTCACCTTTGCCGATGGCGATACACGCGCATCTACCTACTATTCTATTGGTGGCGGCTTTGTGGTGCAGGAAGGTGAGATAAACGGCGGCGCATCAGATGTAGACCTGCCATTTCCTATTGATACAGCCAGGCAACTCCTGCAATGGTGTATTAAAACCGGCTACAGTATTTCTGAACTGGTTATGGAAAATGAACAGGCCTGGCGCACGGAAGCGGAAACCCGCAGCGGGGTGCTGGATATCTGGCGCGTTATGCAGGAATGCACTTTTCGTGGATGCCATACCACCGGCGAGCTTCCCGGCGGATTAAAAGTAGCGCGCCGCGCTGCTGCACTCAATAAAAAATTACTGAAAGGCCGTGCCTATACTGACTATACTTCCTGGATCAATGCCATCCGTGAAGGTGGTCAACACTTCTCCTATACGCTGGACTGGGTCAGCTGTTTTGCGCTGGCCGTTAATGAAGAAAACGCCTCCTTCGGACGTGTAGTGACTGCACCAACTAACGGTGCTGCCGGCGTAATACCCGCCGTATTACAATACTTCATTGCTTTCTGCGATGGATTTGAGGAAGACAAGATCCTGCAATTCCTCCTGACGGCTTCAGAAATAGGCAGCATTTTCAAAAAACGTTCCACTATCTCTGCCGCCATGGGCGGCTGTCAGGCTGAAATAGGAGTGTCTTCCGCGATGGCTGCTGCCGCCTTGACAGAATGCCTGGGTGGCTCACAACGCCAGGTACTCATGGCAGCAGAAATAGCCATGGAACATCACCTGGGTCTTACCTGCGATCCTATAGGCGGACTGGTACAGATCCCCTGCATAGAAAGGAATACAATGGGTGCCATCAAGGCTATCACGGCCTCGCAGCTGGCATTGCAAAGCAATCCGGAACTGGCAAAAGTTTCATTGGATGCTGTGGTGAAAACGATGTGGGAAACAGCTCTGGATATGAATTCAAAATACAAGGAAACCTCCGATGGCGGACTGGCAGTGAATATCCCTATCAGCCTGAGTGAATGCTGA
- a CDS encoding DUF4249 domain-containing protein, which yields MRSFPFILIIVIFFSACEKDISVNLQQQEPQLVVEGQFENDAFPFVVLSHSLDYFSKIDPAVLLNSFVHGATVSVSDGNRTMALKEQVININGAKLYVYLPDTSQMANAFRGKAGLKYKLNINADNKSYESMTTIPLVALKLDSMWAQRVKVKSDTNKARLWVRITDSPEPGNYARYLTRRNSELFLPGLNSVVDDQIVNGTTFEIPVDAGVDRNKPIDLESVGYFNRGDTVTLKFSNIDKATYDFWRTIDFAYNSNGNPFASPIKILGNVPGALGYWGGYAVTYRTIIISK from the coding sequence ATGCGAAGCTTTCCTTTCATACTGATTATTGTGATCTTCTTTTCCGCCTGCGAAAAAGATATCAGCGTCAACCTGCAACAGCAGGAGCCGCAACTCGTTGTGGAAGGACAGTTTGAAAACGACGCGTTTCCCTTTGTGGTACTCAGCCACAGCCTTGATTATTTTTCGAAAATAGATCCTGCTGTATTACTCAACTCATTTGTACACGGTGCCACCGTCTCCGTATCCGACGGCAACAGAACAATGGCACTCAAAGAACAGGTGATCAATATCAACGGCGCAAAACTGTATGTTTATCTGCCAGACACCTCACAAATGGCCAACGCCTTCAGGGGAAAAGCAGGACTAAAGTATAAACTGAATATCAATGCTGACAATAAGTCATATGAAAGTATGACAACCATTCCGTTGGTGGCACTCAAACTGGATTCTATGTGGGCGCAACGGGTGAAGGTGAAAAGCGATACCAATAAAGCCCGCTTATGGGTGCGGATAACGGATTCGCCGGAACCAGGCAACTACGCCCGCTACCTGACCAGGCGAAATAGTGAGCTGTTTTTACCCGGTCTGAACTCCGTTGTAGATGACCAGATAGTGAACGGCACAACATTTGAAATTCCTGTAGACGCCGGCGTAGACAGAAACAAACCAATTGACCTGGAGTCTGTCGGCTATTTTAACAGAGGAGACACGGTTACGCTGAAGTTTAGTAATATTGATAAAGCCACCTATGATTTCTGGCGTACCATCGATTTTGCTTATAACAGTAATGGCAATCCTTTCGCATCTCCCATAAAGATATTGGGGAATGTTCCCGGAGCACTGGGCTACTGGGGTGGATATGCTGTAACCTACAGAACAATTATTATCAGCAAATAA
- the trxB gene encoding thioredoxin-disulfide reductase: MENKQQEHVHLLIIGSGPAGYTAAIYAARANLKPVLYQGIQPGGQLTITTEVENYPGYPEGIQGPEMMVDFEKQATRMGADIRYGMASSVDFSKQPYKVTIDEEKEITADAIIIATGASAKWLGIPSEQRLNGSGVSACAVCDGFFFRGKEVAIVGAGDTAAEEALYLSKMCSTVHMLVRKHEMRASKVMQDRVLKTSNIIVYWNSETDEVLGDKKVEGVRIYNNKTQEKKDVPVSAFFVAIGHQPNSGIFKDYLTLDEQEYIVTVPGTSRTSIEGVFACGDVQDKIYRQAVTAAGSGCMAALDAERYLSAKEHQQ, translated from the coding sequence ATGGAAAACAAGCAACAAGAACATGTACATTTACTGATCATCGGTTCCGGCCCTGCCGGTTATACCGCTGCTATATATGCTGCCAGAGCCAACCTTAAACCAGTATTATACCAGGGCATCCAACCCGGCGGACAACTCACCATCACTACAGAAGTAGAAAATTATCCCGGCTACCCCGAAGGTATCCAGGGCCCTGAAATGATGGTAGACTTTGAAAAACAAGCTACCCGCATGGGTGCTGATATCCGCTATGGTATGGCCAGTTCCGTAGATTTTAGCAAACAACCTTATAAAGTGACCATTGATGAAGAAAAAGAAATTACCGCCGACGCTATCATCATTGCTACAGGTGCTTCTGCCAAATGGTTAGGCATTCCTTCCGAACAACGCCTCAATGGTAGCGGCGTTTCTGCCTGCGCCGTTTGTGACGGATTTTTCTTCCGTGGTAAAGAAGTAGCTATCGTAGGCGCCGGTGATACCGCTGCCGAAGAAGCTCTGTACCTGTCTAAAATGTGCAGCACCGTACATATGCTGGTGCGTAAACATGAAATGCGTGCTTCCAAAGTAATGCAGGACCGTGTATTGAAAACTTCCAACATCATCGTTTACTGGAACTCGGAAACAGATGAAGTACTCGGCGATAAAAAAGTAGAAGGCGTAAGAATCTACAATAATAAAACCCAGGAAAAGAAAGATGTTCCTGTCAGCGCATTCTTTGTGGCTATCGGTCACCAACCTAATTCCGGCATCTTCAAAGATTATCTTACCCTCGATGAGCAGGAGTATATCGTCACCGTACCTGGTACCAGCCGTACCAGCATCGAAGGTGTATTTGCCTGCGGTGATGTACAGGATAAAATATACCGCCAGGCTGTAACTGCCGCCGGTAGCGGTTGTATGGCCGCCCTGGATGCGGAAAGATATCTTTCGGCAAAAGAGCACCAACAATAA
- a CDS encoding dihydroneopterin aldolase, translating to MLTIALEQASFHAYHGYFPEETIIGNDFILDIAVRIPGTVPVDDLSETVNYQGLYEIAKAVMAVPKPLLEEVVYALSDLLKERYPAIQQSTVTLRKMNPPMGASIRNSMVSLEKEY from the coding sequence ATGCTGACTATTGCCCTGGAACAGGCTTCCTTTCATGCTTATCACGGTTATTTCCCGGAAGAAACCATTATCGGTAATGATTTTATCCTGGACATTGCTGTTCGTATACCCGGCACCGTGCCGGTGGATGATCTTTCGGAAACTGTTAATTATCAGGGACTTTATGAAATTGCAAAAGCAGTGATGGCCGTACCTAAGCCGCTGCTGGAAGAAGTGGTATATGCATTGTCAGACCTTCTGAAAGAAAGGTATCCCGCTATACAGCAAAGCACTGTTACCCTCCGCAAAATGAATCCGCCAATGGGCGCCAGCATCCGCAATTCAATGGTGTCGCTGGAGAAAGAATATTGA
- a CDS encoding GntG family PLP-dependent aldolase, with translation MIDFRSDTFTRPGPGMLQAMLQAETGDDVFGEDPSINKLEAMMAAYFGKEAALYCPSGTMSNQVAIKVHTIPGDEVVCSNLAHVYIYEGGGIAFNSGAQVHAIHGDRGMINAAQVTAAINPDDVHKARTSLVCLENTSNRGGGCCYNWDEILLIQAVCREHGLALHLDGARLFNALVATGQDPKTYGQVFDSISVCLNKGMGCPMGSVLMGSKSFIKSARGIRKKFGGGLRQAGYMAATGIYAMENNIQRLEEDHLHAKQIAQALLEKSFTGHMLPVETNILIFEVTGNWTPKLLTDYLKKEDILVTAISPTQVRMVTHLDITPEMVEKTCEVIAAMG, from the coding sequence ATGATTGACTTTCGTAGCGACACTTTTACTCGTCCCGGTCCTGGAATGCTACAGGCCATGTTGCAGGCGGAAACCGGAGACGATGTATTCGGTGAAGATCCCAGCATCAATAAATTGGAAGCCATGATGGCAGCATACTTTGGCAAAGAGGCAGCCCTTTACTGCCCTTCCGGCACAATGAGTAACCAGGTTGCCATTAAAGTACATACGATACCAGGGGATGAAGTGGTTTGCAGTAATCTTGCACATGTATATATTTATGAAGGTGGCGGCATTGCTTTTAATTCCGGCGCACAGGTACACGCCATCCATGGCGACAGGGGCATGATCAACGCTGCACAGGTAACCGCAGCCATCAACCCCGATGATGTACACAAAGCACGCACCAGCCTCGTATGCCTTGAAAATACTTCCAACCGCGGTGGCGGATGCTGTTACAACTGGGACGAAATACTCCTGATCCAGGCAGTATGCCGTGAACACGGACTGGCACTACATCTCGACGGCGCCCGCCTGTTCAACGCACTGGTAGCCACCGGACAAGATCCCAAAACATACGGACAGGTATTTGACAGTATTTCTGTGTGTCTTAATAAAGGAATGGGCTGTCCCATGGGTTCCGTACTGATGGGCAGTAAATCATTTATAAAATCCGCCAGGGGTATCCGCAAAAAGTTCGGCGGCGGATTAAGGCAAGCCGGCTACATGGCTGCCACCGGTATCTATGCCATGGAAAATAATATCCAGCGCCTCGAAGAAGATCACCTGCACGCCAAACAAATAGCACAGGCACTGCTGGAAAAAAGCTTCACCGGCCATATGCTGCCGGTAGAAACAAACATCCTCATCTTTGAAGTAACCGGCAACTGGACACCCAAACTGCTCACTGACTATCTCAAAAAAGAAGACATCCTCGTTACCGCCATCTCCCCAACACAAGTCCGGATGGTAACCCATCTCGATATCACACCGGAAATGGTAGAAAAAACATGTGAGGTCATTGCGGCAATGGGATAA
- a CDS encoding FKBP-type peptidyl-prolyl cis-trans isomerase produces MKRVFLLGGLFLIFLAACSKKDSAPAFDEYAQFLLDSAKISTYLTANNITATHEANSIFYRIIDSGDVNLKPTRTSNITIAYLGTRLDGSGFDSSKSANFDLNRLVTGWQIGIPLIGKGGHIQLYLPSYFAYQQYGQGAIAPNTPLVFDIKLIDFINK; encoded by the coding sequence AGTATTTTTGTTGGGAGGATTATTTCTGATTTTTCTTGCCGCCTGTTCAAAGAAGGATTCTGCACCCGCTTTTGATGAATATGCCCAGTTTCTTTTAGATAGCGCAAAAATTAGCACCTACCTTACTGCTAACAATATCACCGCTACCCACGAAGCAAACAGTATTTTTTACAGGATCATAGATAGTGGAGATGTTAACCTGAAACCTACACGTACCAGCAATATTACCATCGCTTACCTGGGAACCCGGCTGGACGGGAGCGGATTTGACTCCAGCAAATCAGCTAATTTTGATCTGAACAGATTAGTAACCGGCTGGCAGATCGGGATTCCCCTGATTGGTAAAGGCGGTCATATCCAGCTTTACCTGCCATCTTATTTCGCCTACCAGCAGTACGGACAAGGAGCTATAGCCCCTAATACGCCGCTTGTATTTGATATTAAGCTGATAGACTTTATCAATAAATAG
- a CDS encoding MATE family efflux transporter, giving the protein MQLEATNRQIFKLAAPICLALIIPQFNHMTNTAFLGRLGELELAANGIAGIYYLVMYMIAYGLNNGLQVLIARRAGQQQLAGIGQLFSNGLQVGIVFTLLGILLTLLVAPWFFSKSLHNHEIYEAAVSFIRIRIWGLPFLMILSMTNAFYIGSGHSKVLAITSLCQEVVNIFFDYTLIFGKLGFAPMGLNGAAVASIIAEVTGCSVAFSILFINRYHLKYSLFSFWRPSWDVIKNILNVSAPLIIQFLFSIGSWFVFFIFIEHLGERPLAISNMLRSIFGFFGIFTWALAAACNTMVSNLIGQGRQDQVFTIIKKISLISVACATFVCVLVNIFPYTLLHIYTSDATLIEAAIPSIRVITLSTILMAIAAVVLSGVTGTGNTRMNLLTECTAVVGYLIYCDVVVERMRSPLHLAWGADFIYWILIFSMSALYLRSGKWKGKVI; this is encoded by the coding sequence ATGCAACTGGAAGCAACAAACCGGCAGATCTTTAAATTAGCTGCACCTATATGCCTGGCACTGATCATACCCCAGTTCAACCATATGACCAACACCGCTTTCCTGGGGCGTTTGGGCGAACTGGAACTCGCAGCCAATGGCATCGCCGGCATCTATTACCTGGTCATGTACATGATTGCCTACGGATTGAATAACGGCTTACAGGTACTGATAGCCAGGCGCGCAGGGCAACAACAGCTTGCCGGCATCGGACAGCTTTTTTCCAACGGCCTGCAGGTAGGTATCGTTTTTACGCTGTTGGGGATCCTGCTTACCCTCCTGGTAGCTCCCTGGTTCTTTTCCAAAAGTTTACATAACCACGAGATTTATGAAGCGGCTGTTTCGTTTATCCGTATCCGTATATGGGGGCTGCCTTTCCTTATGATACTGAGCATGACCAATGCATTTTATATTGGGAGCGGTCATTCCAAAGTACTGGCGATCACCTCTCTCTGCCAGGAAGTGGTTAACATCTTTTTTGATTACACCCTTATCTTCGGCAAACTGGGATTTGCGCCCATGGGGCTCAACGGCGCCGCTGTAGCCTCTATCATCGCAGAGGTAACCGGTTGCTCGGTAGCTTTCAGCATTCTCTTTATCAACCGTTATCACCTCAAATACAGTCTTTTTAGTTTCTGGCGCCCAAGTTGGGATGTAATCAAAAACATACTGAATGTATCGGCGCCACTGATTATACAGTTCTTATTCAGTATCGGTAGCTGGTTTGTCTTCTTTATTTTTATAGAACACCTGGGAGAGCGCCCGCTGGCTATATCCAATATGTTGCGGAGCATCTTCGGTTTCTTTGGCATCTTCACCTGGGCGCTGGCAGCGGCTTGCAATACCATGGTCAGTAATCTCATCGGACAGGGGCGGCAGGACCAGGTTTTTACTATCATTAAAAAGATTTCGCTGATCAGTGTTGCCTGCGCTACGTTTGTATGTGTGCTGGTAAACATCTTTCCTTACACCTTATTACATATCTACACCAGCGATGCTACATTAATCGAAGCGGCAATTCCATCCATCCGTGTTATTACACTGAGCACCATCCTGATGGCTATTGCAGCTGTTGTACTGAGTGGTGTAACAGGTACGGGCAATACACGCATGAACCTACTTACGGAATGCACGGCGGTGGTGGGATATTTGATTTATTGTGATGTAGTGGTAGAGCGGATGCGCAGTCCCCTTCACCTGGCGTGGGGAGCCGATTTTATTTACTGGATCCTCATTTTTAGTATGAGCGCCCTGTATCTGAGAAGCGGGAAATGGAAAGGAAAGGTTATCTAG